Proteins encoded by one window of Kribbella italica:
- a CDS encoding transcriptional regulator: MKSSPDLLVLHAVRLKGMGEERTIAARFALDPAVAREFLLDYQAYGWVTWSEFAGTGGWSLTPAGRAENERRLAVERQEVGDAVLREVYQEFLPLNARLQQACTEWQLRPSPDDPMAFNDHTDPAWDARVVKTLTALSLRLDELVARLSGVLDRMGGYDQRFAGALGRVPRDHTWVDGSGKDSCHTVWFELHEDLIATLGVERGQ; encoded by the coding sequence ATGAAGTCGTCGCCGGACCTGCTCGTACTGCACGCCGTACGGCTGAAGGGGATGGGCGAGGAGCGGACCATCGCCGCGAGGTTCGCGCTCGATCCGGCCGTGGCGCGGGAGTTCCTGCTCGACTACCAGGCCTACGGCTGGGTGACGTGGAGCGAGTTCGCCGGGACGGGCGGTTGGTCGCTCACGCCGGCCGGACGCGCGGAGAACGAGCGGCGGCTGGCCGTCGAGCGCCAGGAAGTGGGCGACGCCGTACTGCGTGAGGTCTATCAGGAGTTCCTGCCGCTCAACGCGCGGCTCCAGCAGGCGTGCACGGAGTGGCAGCTGCGGCCGTCGCCGGACGATCCGATGGCGTTCAACGACCACACCGATCCGGCGTGGGACGCCCGCGTCGTGAAGACGCTGACCGCGTTGAGCCTGCGCCTGGACGAGCTGGTTGCGCGGTTGTCCGGCGTACTGGATCGGATGGGTGGGTACGACCAGCGCTTCGCCGGCGCGCTCGGTCGGGTGCCACGCGACCACACGTGGGTGGACGGGTCGGGCAAGGACTCCTGTCACACGGTCTGGTTCGAGCTGCACGAGGACCTGATCGCCACGCTTGGGGTCGAGCGCGGTCAGTAG
- a CDS encoding DNA-binding protein produces the protein MMDRSGVQSNDHADAERERQARQQLLDLGADALDRRPWQPGPVPPSAVDLIQFFLWKGADQEDALAALKLMPAARAEIDQLETGLLFAARGLGLTWAQMAQALGLNSPQACQQRLDRLTARQGDA, from the coding sequence ATGATGGACCGTTCGGGGGTGCAAAGCAACGATCACGCCGACGCCGAGCGGGAACGCCAGGCGCGGCAGCAGCTTCTCGACCTGGGTGCCGACGCGCTCGACCGGCGCCCGTGGCAGCCGGGTCCGGTGCCGCCGTCGGCCGTGGACCTGATCCAGTTCTTCCTGTGGAAGGGCGCCGACCAGGAGGACGCGCTCGCCGCACTGAAGCTGATGCCGGCGGCCCGGGCGGAGATCGACCAGTTGGAGACCGGGCTGCTGTTCGCGGCCCGCGGTCTCGGCCTGACCTGGGCGCAGATGGCCCAGGCCCTCGGGCTGAACTCGCCACAGGCCTGCCAGCAGCGCCTCGACCGGCTCACCGCGCGTCAGGGCGACGCATGA
- a CDS encoding PEP-utilizing enzyme gives MLHGRPASAGTASGPARIVRGPEDFGRVRRGDVLVCRFTDPTWTPLFGVVAAVVTEVGGQLSHAAIVAREQRIPAVLGVTDATSVLTDGSRTTVDGTAGTVRHD, from the coding sequence GTGCTGCACGGAAGACCCGCCAGCGCCGGTACGGCGTCCGGCCCGGCCCGGATCGTCCGGGGTCCCGAGGACTTCGGCCGCGTCCGCCGCGGCGACGTCCTCGTCTGCCGCTTCACCGACCCGACCTGGACGCCGCTGTTCGGCGTCGTCGCGGCCGTCGTCACCGAGGTCGGCGGTCAGCTGTCCCACGCCGCCATCGTCGCCCGCGAACAGCGGATCCCCGCGGTCCTCGGCGTCACCGATGCGACCAGCGTCCTCACGGACGGATCCCGCACGACCGTCGACGGGACCGCCGGAACCGTCCGCCACGACTGA
- the truB gene encoding tRNA pseudouridine(55) synthase TruB, producing MTTTSEPIVADGIVVVDKPAGLTSHTVVARVRRLAGTRKVGHAGTLDPMATGVLVVGVNRATRLLGHLQLADKSYDATLLLGSTTTTDDAEGSLVTTASPEAVAAVSDEAIAVAVEDYRGEISQIPSKVSAIKVDGKRAYERVRAGEEIELKARSVTISRYDVLAVRRVEQGLEIDISVDCSSGTYIRALARDLGAQLGVGGHLTALRRTRVGGFDLSAAHTLEALGDKFVLLPIAEVAAETFPRFDADADQEVAIRTGRPLAGLKLTEGETAMFAPDGTFLALYAPHGPLAKPSAVFVG from the coding sequence ATGACGACGACGAGTGAACCGATCGTTGCCGACGGCATCGTTGTCGTCGACAAGCCGGCCGGGCTGACCTCGCACACCGTGGTCGCCCGCGTCCGGCGGCTGGCCGGCACCCGCAAGGTCGGGCACGCCGGCACGCTCGACCCGATGGCCACCGGGGTCCTGGTGGTCGGGGTCAACCGGGCGACCCGGTTGCTCGGGCACCTGCAGCTGGCCGACAAGTCGTACGACGCGACGCTGCTGCTCGGGTCGACCACGACCACCGACGACGCCGAGGGGTCGCTAGTCACCACGGCGTCCCCCGAGGCGGTGGCCGCGGTGAGCGACGAGGCGATCGCGGTGGCGGTCGAGGACTACCGCGGTGAGATCTCGCAGATCCCGTCGAAGGTGTCCGCGATCAAGGTCGACGGCAAACGCGCCTACGAGCGGGTCCGGGCCGGCGAGGAGATCGAACTCAAGGCCCGCAGCGTCACGATCAGCCGGTACGACGTCCTGGCGGTCCGGCGGGTCGAGCAGGGCCTCGAGATCGACATCTCCGTGGACTGCTCGAGCGGGACGTACATCCGCGCGCTGGCGCGCGATCTCGGGGCCCAACTGGGCGTCGGTGGGCACCTGACGGCGTTGCGGCGTACGCGGGTGGGTGGGTTCGACCTGTCCGCGGCGCACACGCTGGAAGCGCTGGGGGACAAGTTCGTGCTGCTGCCGATCGCCGAGGTGGCGGCGGAGACGTTCCCGCGCTTCGACGCGGACGCCGACCAAGAGGTCGCGATCCGCACCGGGCGGCCGCTGGCCGGTCTGAAGCTGACCGAGGGCGAGACGGCGATGTTCGCGCCGGACGGGACCTTCCTGGCGCTGTACGCGCCGCACGGCCCGCTCGCCAAGCCGAGTGCGGTCTTCGTCGGCTGA